The segment tgttgtaacgggtccgattcaaggcattcaacaataTAATGGAtcaataatttctaatttttaataCGCGTAAGATAAATTTtgctttaatataatatttacgGATAATATATAGGAGGTAATTGCTATATATATGAGCTCGATTGAGAAAGCACGTagagaattttaaatttaaaaaatatcatatacaaAATCACCTATTCGATCAATtgaatcattttaatttttatgcgATGATCATGAATGTAATTGggtatatattctttttctttctacaAGATAGCTAATGCtgaacaatattcatatatttgagATTTTTCAATTCATACACGgcttttagttttattttagggataatgcacaagtattttttcaacttatatccgaaatctcagagacagacttatactatactaaggttctattacttcctaaacttattttattaataattttctaccccttttctgcctacgtgacactatcctGTAAGTCCAACGctaattgacttttttttcaagctagtgccacgtagaccAAAGGGGTAATAGGatgtattttccttttattttacttaCATTGTGTTTTGATTGGTGGAAATAGATATTGATTCAACCGTTGATCGAGTCAATTAAATCAGGCTGACTTTGtcaaatgtcattttagtttacTATTTAGATTTTTCTTTTCCCTATTCTAAAATGTTGTGCAAATACTCTTTGAAACCAACAAAATAATAGACTGTTatctaaaatatcaaattttaaattatgatttaacaatttttctcacaagatttttattttgttaaaaagtataattttagATCAATGAAACACAAATTgcaatacaagaaaaatatataaatatgcatTTCAACTTAACTTCAGCTTGTTTCTATGTTCTTTAATTTTGGTGTTGCACAGCTAGATATTTAAAATCAGGAGCGAATCTAGCATTAAGGATTGGGGTTCCACGGCACCCACCAACCTTGAATAAaactttgtatatatatgtgtgtataagTAAAACAATTTGTATAAATAATACATCTGCCACTTAGTGCATTACGTGTTCAATAGCGCAATTGGCAAAGGGTGCATCCATCCAACAAAACGTTGAGGGTTCAAATATCCGTCACAGCAATAAATACTTTTTATCCCTTTGTTTGCAAGAGGGGCTTTCagcttttccttttttttccttttttttttttgtctttgctTTCAGTTCTTATTTACTTATCTTTAATTAATACGAGTGTTGCGTTGTATTCTATATTAATTAtagattaatattaaattttgaatgtcagaggacattaataaaaatatatttaaacagtttgtttttttttttttgaaaaaagctTTTAAAATGTTGGATATAATCATGTTAAAGCTTTTGAATTCAAAGGTTCTTTCAATCTTTAACGTCACACTAAGTGGAGATAATTcgattgaatataatttttattttttttctcaattatattatattagatgatgtatacaaatttgaattttaaggtGAAAAATCTCTTATTTTCTCAAAGTTATAGAGGATAAGGTCTCTTATTCctaaaggaaattaaaaaaacCACTATATAGGTATATGTCTAATATtagaatatttaaaagaaaaatagcaTTACTAAAGATGTATTTGatcaatatatttataactattgaaaaaaactaaataatccGAACCATAACCTAAAATGAAGAACCGATTGGTTTATCATTTAGATGACATGACAGCCCTAGCCTCCGAATCCTAGATCCGCACTTGCTTAAACTTatctaatattaaataaatatacatatgcAACCTATGTGGCATCCTGGAGAATAGaatcatttataaattatttctattttgtatCGAAGGCCTATTTATCACTAGCTAAAATTGGGCCTAAGCAACAGATTAATTGGGCCCAGTTAAAGCATTTCCATTTGCGTCTATTTGGGCCTTGGGATCTGGGCTCTGCTTTTACCTGCGGAAAAGGTTAATTCAGACGCTCTCCGCCATGAAAGAACTTAGGgaaactttcatatatagccacttaaaaataattaattactcttcaTAACTATAGtatgataattaaatttgtagctacatgtgatatggaggagagaggcgagctagaatgggagagagagagaggggaaaagaatgggagaaaggtgaatcgtatatgtatattggttagataattgtatattatacatatatatttgtatatatggcaagagagattgggagagggaggagagaggtgagcgagatcgAGAGAGGGAGGATATAGGTGAGCGAGATAGGGCAGatagtgggagagaggtgaaatgtgtgtgtgtgtgtgtgtgtgtgtgtgtatatatatatatatatatatatatatatatatatataaaattatatattatacatatacatttgtatataggGCAAGCGAGATAGGGAGATGGAGGATAGAGGCGAGCGACAAATGGCAGATAgtggagaaaggtgaattgaatatgaatataggttaaataattatatattatacatgtgTATTTGTATGTTCTGATGAATTATACATACataaacatgactaattatacaattttgaagtcagcccacgtaattaaACGTATAATATTAGTCgcgagtgataattatagcaaactctAGCTATGATGGGTGActaaataatacaaatttacTTTATTACGTAATTTTTCCAAGAACTTATGTCTCATTAGACTTAAGTTTcatttattaaaacaaaaattaaacttatacATTTGAAGGGCAATATCGCgcaacaaaataattttgaagGGAATAATATTAGTCTCATATTAATAAGTGAAGGTTTGATGATTCAAACCTTACGCgatacaaattttaattgatCAGATTAAGGACTTTTAATTTATATCGAGTGATTAAAGGAAAACTATATTTATACAagataaatacaataaatatcaTTTGATAAAGAAAATGTTTACTCAAGtgagatataaaataaaatcttaatatttcttataatttCAGAAATGCAATATtcgaaatacaatttttttagtaatagAGATATTGATGACATTATAATTCACAAAACAAACGAAATAGAATAATCAGGTGATACGGCGGCACAGGGTAATTCCATCACCAACCGGAAGCATACAAATCTCAATCCTTGGATCAGCCGCTAAAGCTTTGTTAAGTTCCAATACGAAGTCTCTATAATACCTAACGTATTTCCTCAACGGAGCATCAGGTGGAGCGACCACTGAACCATTCCATAGGGTGTTGTCGTATCCGATCACACCACCAACTTTCACTAATTCTATTATCCTTTTGTGGTAGTTGATGTAGTTGTCCTTGTCAGCATCCACGAAAATGAAATCATACGTACCGTGATTATTTTTCtgcaaaataattataaaaaaaagaagttactttagtttaaagttatattaattttattttattatcatttaggTAATCTGATAACGTACGTCTTCAACTAATAGATCAAGAACAGGTAAAGCAGGGCCCTCTCGAAAATCAATCTTGTGAGCTACACCAGCTTTTTGGATTATGGGTAAACCAATTTCTTCGTAATTTTCCTTGTTTATATCCATTGCCAATATCTGCaaaaacaaacacaaatgtttcattaatttatgtgacatgtTTAATGCCACAAcattttagataaaattttatatatttgacattgcTTTAATTCAGAATCACAAAGATTCAAAactcttatttattttcttaaactccgtgagTATAGGCAAGGTACCTTTCCATCACGTGGAAGAGCAAGAGCAGTAGCAAGAAGAGAATagccagtgtaaacaccaatCTCCATGGTGTTTTTAGCATTGATCAATttcaataacatattcaaaaatTGTCCTTCATCAGCAGATGTTGTCATAAGATTCCTGTTTCCAAAAATATCCATAATTCACTAATCTTCTTcattaacaattaattaaccTTTTTAATTAGAGGTAACTAACTCACCATGGATGCTTAGCAGTCAATTCTCTAAGCTCTTTCATGGGTTCTGGCTCTCTTGGGTATACGCTAGTCTCTAATATGTACTGTAACATgttaaatcataaataatttatgtgaCCGTAATAAATAAAATCCTGAATCAATCTCGAAATTTGTTATACCTGATAAAGAGCATCGCTTTGCAAAAGACTCTTGTGGCCAACCTCTTGGTGTTTAGAGACTTGATTTTCCTGTGATGCAACATTTTCAGccatgttattttctttaattatattttttttcccctCTTCTTCTTTTAGTTTGTGATTTAGAAAGTAATGAAAAGTAATAGATATATAATGTGTGAGGAAATTTGGTTCACCAATAAGCCTTGCATGAACAGATTGGACCCACCAactaagaaaaaatttggtgaGATTCCTTCTTGatgtgttttttaaattttatttcttatttttttttaaaaaataaataaatgagttaCCTGTGGGACCCATGGAAGTTGTTGCAACAAAGTCTCAACcacttgaataaaaatatttaacacgTCATATAACGTCATGATTACCTATGCTTAGATTTGCGACAGGTGTCCTTCTAGCCACttaagaataattaattattctccATAGCAatagtttaataattatattttgtagcTACGTGTTATATGAAGGAGAGAGGTGAGTGAGATTGGGACTGAGAggagaaagagaagagagagggggaaaagagTGATAGAAatgtgaattatatatatatatatatatatatacacacacatatatattggttagataattatatagtatacatatatatttatatatatgacaagagagattgagagatagaagagaggcgagcgacatccgaagagggaggagagaggcgagcgagagaggacagagagtggagagaggtgaatagtatatatatataattgtatattatacatatacatttatatataggGCAAGCGAGATAGGGACATGGAGGAGAGCGGCGAGGGAGAGAGTGGGaaagaggtgaattgtatatgtatatagattaaataattgtatattatacgtatgcatttgtatattttgacgaattatacatatacaaacatgactaattatacaaattcaaagtcaacccacataattaatatataatgttaatcgtgagtgataattataacaaattatagctatgatgagtaattaaaaattataagtttgCAATGTTGCATAATTGTACCATTATTTTactaacaaatatttattttttaaatatatttaaaatttgcctaaaaaaaacaacaagaatATTCATTTTGGTTGTTGATAAATTATATGCTTTTCCTATGTTATAAAAATCAACTACATACCTTcttgtaaatatattattattataataatatatcatagcGTATTAAAGTTCGAGAGAgtatcttcttatttttttctaacataaggtattattttaatttataattaataattagtataaaaaaataaacaggaTGTGGGAAAATGGGAAGGAATCAAATTCGCTTTGTAGTGCCATGCATGATATTTGGAggctttaaaatatatttttaaaacacatatatcaTTGTTATTCTTCTTTCAAACAAACcaattaaattataatgttaCGTAACAAacatatgaaataatttattatacatTACATGTAATggtgtaaatattttattttttttaaaaaaaattacaagaagaTTGGCTTGAAGTGGGACCTGAAATTAGTAGACTTTGTCAATAAGTTTTTGGATTAAGCATAGcttaaataaaagttttaaaatattttttcgagAATACCATTTTAATTACCATAGCGGGGTAGACATGGTAAATAATGGTGggtaatatataatttataatcaatatGTGTAACATCATATTGTCCATAGTAACGAACATAATAATAGATTATTgtgtttacattttttttatttatcaatgaaaAGGATATtcgatatttcattttttaagtaTACATAAATTTGGTCAAAATTGAACTAAAAATAGATCAATACTAAATGATATGTCTAAAATTTAGCATAATAAAAGATAATGTGCTCAATATGTAaacaaaaaattgtcaaatgtgctcaatagtattttattttttaacttaaaaataaattgtcatAATATGCTCTTTAATTTGGCTTCAAATCATATTTAGACACTTCAATTTTGGATGTGgataagtagacacttaaacttgtgtAAAGTTGAACAAACAGACACACATGTCTTACATGTCATTTTACATGACATTTTTTGTCCTGCGTGCTATCCTACGTGTATTATGCCATGTAGAACTCATgtgcttatttatttaaaagttggatagttaaagtgtttgtttgtgtattatgaatgttataggtcaaaattaaaatttgaaatcaagtttATGGTCCAATATATATGTTATGCCAAATAAATATCCAAAACTTACTCAAAACTTAAAAGCATTAATTATTAAGTTAGATAAAAAGACAATATGATATTGttgtcacttttttttattactatatatattatcatcgatttttgtaaaaaaaatctcttaatttttttttcatttcgaTATCTGATTTTAAAACCCAACCCTCTCTCCTCTATTTGTTTGTAAGTTGTAAcaatatattatctttttaaaatgttaaattcGCAAATATCTTATTTTCGTAATTAGTAAACtatcattttgttttttctagtagtaaaaagaaaacattaaagTCACTAAACTTTCATAGAATAACAAATCAATGATGGCAATAGTTGGTAAACGGTGATAAGTGACTTTTTCCATctattttttccccttttgttggtgaaataaaataagataaaatgaCATCAAATATAGAAACTCCATTTTGACTTTCATATAActctttaatttagaatttaaagCATAACTACCATACatttaaaactaatatttcttttaGTATATGGTGGAATCGAAATATAAATTCAACGACATCAATTATAATGATTTTGTTACAATAAAGAAGAGAATATGTTATAAGATGTGCCTAATTGgataatttgaattagatatTCAAAGTCCAGCTAACAATGTTAAGTTTTGTAGGTAATTAAGTTcaccaagaaaaaatttaaaagaatcaaagcaattatatatttgtgtttttgaagtattcaaaaataataaagcttgagAGACTTTTTTGGTCAAATTTCTTCcctatttcaattttttcgaaagaaaaaaaaatcgaagtacttttttatttgtgattattttttctcatttgttGGAGGATTAATTAATCTTTTtccaaatgaaacaaaaaacaaTTGGCATAACAGTGTATGTTTTTCTTCAATCgctataaaatataatagtatttttatattaataaattaataaataatgcgCAACGTAACACTAATATACAGTATTAAGAGATAAGAAGgcaaaaatatgattaaaaaataaataataaagtgaCTTAAACATGCATCAAGGGGACACACAGCCCCTCcgtttagtttttatttataaatattttacagtttaaatttctatattaaaaaaaatatacgaaaaataatactataaatTGAAATCTTTCTCAtgttaatttaatgaaaaaaatatgatttaaaatattaatatttttttataatttaactctcaaaaaataaaaaaaaatataactaaaattaaaatagggCTTGGCAGGGTGATGTAAAAGTTAGCCTTAACCCGTTAAAATATTGATCAACGTGTCTTACGTACTTtatccattttaaaaaaattgatctaatttgatttgaaacgaaattttaacaaataattaattttataattttaataaagttACAGTCAAATGCATCAGATACCCTTTATTTTGCCTTATTATTACTGTCTCACTGACAAAATAGTTAGAATTATTGGGGTGTTTCACACATTTTATGGAAAGATAAATATGACATAAGTTAAATATTACTTTTCCATTTTTTGCCCTTATTAATTATTGGCAAATTAATCTTTAGAATAATTTTAAGCATTTGAAGTGTTTTTAAACTCATCACacacaaaattcaaataaaaagtaaaaatgaaataatattttaagcaGGTATTTTGCCATGCGATATCatataaagatatgaaattatgatatgaaatcagTGTTGGACATGCGATTTAAGCTGATTCcatctcatgatttcatattcttcaaattaaaatcatgatatgaaaattttatatcatgatttgagatatttttaattaaaaaattgatctacaagtttatattttgttaaaataactTCACACTTTTGTCTACTaaccatttattttatatgtaaataaaatttataacaagatcattactttttaaaatttattattctcaccgaCATAAAACTTATTATTCTCATCAATATATAGTCAATTTAACTCACATGTCACACCAATTGATTGTTGAGTATTAAAGACTAGCACACTACaatttatgttcaatttttttttattgaattaaagttaAATGAAACATTTACTTAATTAGAGAACAAATAGCAATGTAACAATTTATTAtgcgattttataatttttttatttatttaataagattaaattaataattagcgctattttaatagttttacaatTTATGGGTtcttatgtttatgagaaaatataccaacactaaaattttatatcacataatttcatattatgttatcatatcataatatcatATCGCATGGCCAAACGGAttctaaaaatagttttaaatattgaacaattatgtaaagttaaaatatgaaaaatatcttaacaatttaattattttaaacaaaaaaaataatatttgataaagCGTTTTGACATTTTGACCtttaaatgaatataatattccCAGAGTTATACTTATGggagaataatatatatttcgTATGGCTAAGTCAGAGGTGGTGGCTGGTTAGGTGTGATTAGATAAAATTAAAGACACTGATTAAGCAAAATGAAACTattaatttagtaatataattataattataatattataaaagcCCCaacttgagttttttttaacaTATGTTTGTCTGTCGGTAGAATTTACCTGAGTGGAGTCttgtcaaaaattttatttacgtaaatatctttttttttttcgaatattaaatttattattattgtttacaattttttaaatggCACGAACATAAGAGGACTTGTAGTTGTGACTAACAAACCTTGTGTATGATAACCAACAAAGATTGATGTTATAGAAACAGTAAGTCAGAAAATAGATGAAGCATGTGAAAGAAAATTGAACTCACAATTTGTTtgtatctttaaaaaaatttacgcaataaaataaattatattatttaattattcatcatagttatagtttgttataattgtccctcgcgactaacattatacattaattacgtagGCTGACTTCGACtttatataattagtcatgttcgtatatgtataattcgcaagaatatacaaatatctatgtataatatacagttatttaacctatatacacatacaattcacctctctccctctcttaccctctctcgctcgccactctcctccctctcccaatctcgctttcTACAAATAtctatgtataatatacaattatttaacctatatacacatacaattcacctctctcccactcttaccatctctcgctcgcctctctcctccctctcccaatctcgccttctctatatacaaatgtatatgtatttattatatacatatataattcacttaTCTCCCACTCTTTGTCccctctctcgcctctctcctccctctctcagtctcactcgcctctcttctccctctccAATCTCTGTtgtcaaatatacaaatacatatgtataatatacaattatctgaccaatatacatatacaattcacctttctcccactctttttcccctctctctcccaatcactcgcctctctcctccatataattgtagctacaaattgtaattatcaaactatagctattggagagtaattaattatttttaattgactatatgtgaaagttttctttaaaaattttaatcattCTACTATCATTCAAGGTTTATGAATTAGTTTCTCTCATGGTAGAACGAAAATCTATTCTGTAAAAGTGGTAGTTCAACTTATAAAACCTAAACGAaattaattgatgaaaaatgttattaaaagAGGGGAGAGTTTTCAAAAATACCCTCGGAGTTTATAGCCAATGATTTCTCAATAGGCGCATACGTGCGTGTTCATAAACTCTTTATGAGCTAGAAGATATGCTTTTACATTACATGTAAGCACAATTAAATCTCATTTCCCAATTTCATAGTTCAATTCATACttccatattaaaaaaaattaaaaaaaatcaaatttgttACACTCCAACAGTACTATGAGAGTTGATAAGAATGCAATATGACAAATGGTTTGGGTTgaatccaaaatattttttgatgtcCATAAGATCAGAGTAACAGGTTTTTTACCAAgcaaatcttaatatttttagCCAAGCGGTATATAACATGCAAATATGACGTTTATGTTTGCTAAACCTAAAATTTACTCTAAAAAGAATGATAATTGTTTGTAATTGTTATAGTGTATATTCTATGTATAACAAGTgtttaattagtatataattggTGTATATCATATACATGTTGTTTATACATAGAATGTACAGTAAATATATTCGCTAGAATCGTATAGGATAAAAGttcatgattattttttgttcagTTTTCTTGCTGCTTATAGATCAATTTCGATCAAAATCCTGAGAAACATTATAACAATTCTAGCCTTACCAGCCATGTTACACAGTACAAGTAAAGAGTTGCCTAGACAAGAACATAAAAGAATAAATGCGGATTTAGGACAATAATACTTGATcatcatcaaatatttataaatataaagtcTAAACAAAAGATACTGAATTCAGGTGGATCCAAGAGTTAGAATCTAGATCCGGCTTTTTTCAAATTCTGTTATTTCAAGATAAGATTTGCAATGTAAGTAAAGAATACTTCCCAGACCATTAAGACAATTTCTCCGCAACAAAGGGAGACTTGGAGCAATAGGAAAGTTGTTTCAAATAATCTATTACTTATTGCTCAAACT is part of the Solanum lycopersicum chromosome 1, SLM_r2.1 genome and harbors:
- the LOC101260278 gene encoding caffeoyl-CoA O-methyltransferase 6, translating into MAENVASQENQVSKHQEVGHKSLLQSDALYQYILETSVYPREPEPMKELRELTAKHPWNLMTTSADEGQFLNMLLKLINAKNTMEIGVYTGYSLLATALALPRDGKILAMDINKENYEEIGLPIIQKAGVAHKIDFREGPALPVLDLLVEDKNNHGTYDFIFVDADKDNYINYHKRIIELVKVGGVIGYDNTLWNGSVVAPPDAPLRKYVRYYRDFVLELNKALAADPRIEICMLPVGDGITLCRRIT